The following are encoded in a window of uncultured Sphaerochaeta sp. genomic DNA:
- a CDS encoding glycoside hydrolase family 88 protein, with translation MQEITQDTVQLALDEAVSQVRRNLPLFTYRCQNHSSVKNFYPPCDNTQWTCGFWPGEVCLAWQHTKDPVFLHAASILAESFLHRIENKIEVDHHDMGFLYTPSCVSLYKLDGNERAKRAALLAADQLLTRFQEKGSFLQAWGAMDEKENYRFIIDCLMNLPLLYWASEVTGDERYRTIALRHTDTCLKHSFREDGSTFHTFFMDPENGGPLRGETCQGYRADSFWARGQAWALYGLALSYRYTRDERCLSQLSKSAAFFLSRLPHDLIPYWDLIFTEGDEPRDSSSASIAACGFLEMADLLDDTQADLYRSWAKKLMQSLYASYRVTDPSYSNGLVLHGTYSKKSPYNTCTPEGVDECVSWGDYFYMEALMRLSGSWSTFW, from the coding sequence ATGCAGGAAATAACACAGGACACTGTTCAGCTTGCTTTGGATGAGGCAGTTTCGCAGGTGAGGCGGAATCTCCCTCTGTTCACCTATCGCTGCCAGAACCATTCATCAGTGAAAAACTTCTATCCTCCCTGTGATAATACCCAGTGGACCTGTGGTTTTTGGCCTGGTGAGGTATGCCTGGCTTGGCAGCATACTAAGGACCCGGTATTCCTTCATGCAGCGAGTATTCTTGCCGAGAGTTTTCTCCACCGTATTGAGAACAAGATTGAGGTAGACCATCATGACATGGGGTTCCTCTATACCCCCAGTTGTGTCTCCTTGTATAAGTTGGATGGCAATGAACGTGCAAAGCGAGCTGCACTGCTTGCTGCAGACCAGTTGCTGACACGATTCCAGGAGAAAGGGTCCTTCCTGCAAGCATGGGGAGCCATGGATGAAAAGGAAAATTATCGCTTTATCATCGACTGTTTGATGAATCTTCCCTTGCTCTACTGGGCAAGCGAGGTAACGGGGGATGAACGATATCGTACGATTGCCCTTCGCCACACAGATACCTGTCTCAAGCACTCATTCCGCGAGGATGGTTCCACCTTCCATACCTTCTTCATGGACCCTGAAAATGGAGGTCCTCTTAGGGGTGAAACTTGCCAAGGATACCGTGCAGATTCCTTCTGGGCACGGGGGCAGGCCTGGGCCCTCTATGGCCTTGCGCTCAGCTATCGATACACGAGGGATGAGCGTTGTCTCTCCCAGCTTTCCAAGAGCGCTGCATTCTTCCTCTCCCGTCTCCCCCATGATTTGATTCCCTACTGGGACCTGATATTCACTGAAGGTGATGAGCCGAGAGACTCCTCAAGTGCTTCCATTGCTGCCTGCGGTTTTTTGGAAATGGCTGATCTTCTCGATGATACGCAAGCTGATCTGTATCGCTCCTGGGCGAAGAAGCTCATGCAAAGCCTGTATGCATCCTATAGGGTAACAGACCCATCCTATTCCAATGGACTGGTCCTTCACGGAACCTACTCCAAGAAGAGTCCCTATAATACATGCACCCCTGAAGGGGTTGATGAATGCGTCTCATGGGGTGATTATTTCTATATGGAAGCCCTGATGAGACTCAGTGGTAGTTGGTCGACCTTCTGGTAA
- a CDS encoding carbohydrate ABC transporter permease, translating into MQIRTRKTTYSTIAVYLLLILSALVMLLPFAWMISASLKLDKDVFSFPIQWIPSEPRWENYAEIWTTIPLGLFIKNTAKLTVIVTFLQLLTSSFAAYAFAKLQFKGRNLLFLGYVATIAMPWHVYMVPQFIMMRSFGLNNTHLSIIFLQAFSAFGVFLMKQFYMSVPDELCEAARIDGMSEYSIWWKIMLPLSKPALSTLTIFTFVNTWNDFLGPLLYLTRTELKTIQIGLRMFISQYSSEYGLIMAASVVALVPVVIVFLSLQKFFVQGVATAGLKG; encoded by the coding sequence ATGCAAATACGAACCAGAAAAACCACCTATTCCACCATTGCAGTCTATCTCTTGCTTATCCTCTCAGCGCTGGTGATGTTGCTGCCATTTGCCTGGATGATCAGCGCATCGCTTAAGCTCGACAAGGATGTGTTTTCCTTTCCAATTCAGTGGATCCCCTCTGAGCCGCGATGGGAAAACTATGCAGAAATCTGGACAACCATCCCCTTGGGGTTGTTTATCAAGAATACAGCCAAGCTGACCGTTATTGTGACATTTCTCCAACTTTTAACCTCTTCGTTTGCTGCCTATGCGTTTGCGAAGTTGCAGTTCAAAGGAAGAAATCTCCTGTTTCTCGGGTATGTAGCTACCATTGCCATGCCTTGGCATGTATATATGGTTCCTCAGTTCATCATGATGCGTTCTTTCGGGCTGAACAACACACACCTGTCAATCATCTTCCTCCAGGCTTTCAGTGCTTTCGGGGTGTTCTTGATGAAACAGTTCTATATGAGTGTTCCCGATGAGCTGTGCGAGGCAGCAAGAATCGATGGGATGAGTGAGTACAGCATCTGGTGGAAAATCATGCTTCCTCTCTCGAAGCCTGCACTCTCCACCTTGACGATCTTCACATTTGTCAATACCTGGAATGACTTCCTCGGTCCCTTGCTCTATCTTACTCGGACCGAGCTGAAGACCATCCAGATAGGACTCAGAATGTTCATAAGCCAGTATTCCAGTGAGTATGGCTTGATTATGGCAGCAAGTGTGGTTGCCTTGGTTCCGGTAGTCATTGTCTTTCTCTCCCTGCAGAAGTTCTTTGTCCAGGGAGTGGCCACTGCGGGCCTGAAGGGGTAG
- a CDS encoding sugar ABC transporter permease has product MPSKKATLKKQLVAYSFIAPNFIGFAVFTMVPIIFAFALAFLHWDGSNPITWAGLGNFIDLFDDNQFKAALKNTIVYTAGTVPLTLVASLFLAVILNQGFKARNFFRTVSFFPYVASLVAVAAVWNMIFNPSKGPVNMLLYTLGFESVPGWAADKDWAMITIVFFSVWKYMGYYMIIYLAGLQGINPELYEAASLDGTNAWQRFRYVTIPQLSGVSFFVMVMLTIQCFKVYDIVYMVTQGGPGTATLVLVYDIYNKAFISWNLGSASAVAMVLFILVLTVTLVQFNGEKRMH; this is encoded by the coding sequence ATGCCCTCAAAAAAAGCAACGTTAAAAAAACAGTTGGTGGCGTATAGTTTCATTGCACCCAACTTCATTGGGTTTGCCGTGTTTACCATGGTCCCCATCATATTTGCATTTGCACTTGCCTTCCTGCATTGGGATGGTTCAAATCCCATCACCTGGGCGGGCCTAGGCAATTTTATCGACCTGTTTGACGATAACCAGTTCAAGGCTGCCTTGAAAAATACCATCGTCTATACAGCAGGGACGGTTCCCCTTACCTTGGTTGCAAGTTTGTTTCTTGCAGTCATACTCAATCAGGGATTCAAAGCCCGCAATTTCTTTAGGACAGTGAGTTTTTTCCCCTATGTAGCTTCATTGGTTGCCGTTGCGGCGGTCTGGAATATGATCTTCAACCCATCCAAGGGCCCGGTCAATATGTTGCTCTATACATTGGGTTTTGAGTCGGTACCCGGATGGGCAGCTGACAAGGACTGGGCGATGATCACCATCGTTTTCTTCAGTGTATGGAAGTACATGGGCTATTATATGATTATTTATCTTGCTGGTTTGCAAGGAATAAACCCCGAGCTCTATGAAGCAGCAAGCCTCGATGGAACCAATGCATGGCAACGATTCCGCTATGTTACCATTCCTCAGCTTAGTGGTGTCTCATTTTTCGTGATGGTTATGTTGACCATCCAGTGCTTCAAGGTCTATGACATCGTATATATGGTCACCCAGGGAGGTCCGGGTACTGCTACTTTGGTACTCGTCTACGATATTTATAACAAAGCCTTCATCAGTTGGAATCTTGGTTCTGCAAGTGCTGTTGCCATGGTGCTCTTTATCCTGGTTCTCACCGTTACATTGGTTCAGTTCAATGGTGAGAAGCGGATGCATTAG
- a CDS encoding sugar ABC transporter substrate-binding protein — MKKVLTILLVLALLTGSVFANGTKEAAQEVGGQTTLKWALWDIASTTYYEPLITAYEAANPDVKIEMLDLGSADFMTMLQTQLSGGDSSIDIVTIKDIPGYNNLVKRNLLMDLNPMIASEGVDLSLYGGTTDQISVDGKLYGIPFRSDFWIVYYNKELFDNAGVAYPSNDMTFAEFDALARKMTSGMGANKVYGAHYHTWRSAVQLFGILDGKNTIVDGTYDFLAPYYEMVLAQQRDGIVQDYATLKTSSTHYSGVFYNNSVAMMNMGSWFIATLIDQIAQGKTECSEWGLVKYPHAEGVAPGTTLGTITSIGVSNASKKKDAAFDFVKFVTGPEGAQIIAKTGTIPAIKDDSVIEIIASKPGFPTDQATRDALQVHKTYLEMPLHEKSAEIEVVLNQVHDEIMTNNISVDGGIKKMNEQIQKILGK; from the coding sequence ATGAAAAAAGTACTGACGATTTTACTTGTACTCGCACTACTGACAGGTTCTGTGTTTGCCAATGGAACCAAGGAGGCAGCCCAGGAGGTAGGAGGACAGACCACACTCAAATGGGCCCTGTGGGACATTGCTTCCACCACGTATTATGAGCCATTGATCACCGCATACGAGGCAGCAAACCCTGATGTGAAGATCGAGATGCTCGATCTTGGCTCGGCTGACTTCATGACCATGTTGCAGACCCAGCTCTCTGGTGGAGACTCTTCAATTGATATTGTCACCATCAAGGACATTCCTGGTTACAACAACCTGGTGAAGCGCAATTTGCTGATGGATCTCAATCCAATGATCGCCAGCGAAGGTGTTGATCTTTCCCTCTATGGTGGAACCACAGACCAGATTTCTGTTGATGGAAAGCTCTATGGCATTCCATTCCGCAGTGATTTCTGGATTGTCTACTACAACAAGGAACTCTTCGATAACGCTGGTGTTGCCTATCCCTCCAATGATATGACCTTTGCTGAGTTTGACGCGCTTGCCCGTAAGATGACCAGCGGCATGGGCGCAAACAAGGTATATGGAGCTCACTATCATACCTGGCGTTCTGCTGTGCAGTTGTTCGGCATCCTAGATGGAAAGAATACCATTGTTGATGGTACCTATGACTTCCTCGCTCCTTACTATGAGATGGTACTGGCCCAACAGAGGGATGGAATTGTCCAGGATTATGCAACCTTGAAGACCTCATCCACCCACTATAGTGGTGTGTTCTATAACAACAGCGTTGCAATGATGAACATGGGTTCATGGTTTATTGCCACCCTGATCGACCAGATTGCCCAGGGCAAGACTGAATGTTCCGAGTGGGGATTGGTCAAGTATCCCCATGCTGAGGGTGTTGCTCCTGGAACCACCCTTGGAACCATTACCAGCATTGGAGTGAGTAATGCTTCCAAGAAGAAAGACGCTGCATTTGATTTCGTTAAGTTCGTAACCGGTCCTGAAGGCGCCCAGATTATCGCAAAGACCGGGACCATCCCTGCAATCAAAGATGATAGCGTTATCGAGATCATCGCTTCCAAGCCTGGATTCCCAACCGATCAGGCAACACGTGATGCACTTCAGGTGCACAAGACCTATCTTGAGATGCCTTTGCATGAGAAATCTGCAGAGATCGAGGTGGTGTTGAATCAGGTGCATGATGAAATCATGACCAACAACATCAGTGTCGATGGCGGTATCAAGAAGATGAATGAGCAAATCCAGAAGATTCTGGGAAAATAG
- a CDS encoding sensor histidine kinase has translation MRLKTLKGKITMITITFALVIAILVATFSFLLFRSFALESQISSTEFNLQFIGAKARENMVAIDSLIKWCTTNTLVSAYLEQEGNANALETYERVKEEVMNNLAQAYVSRIIITDINHTKLIHTGLWMSDSMPVNTTNVDMVLPPTFTENGGWNHIWQDPFLRGEAQVLPIRRVLTRSSSPEVTGQLYLAVSASLILDLVKDYTLPEGSSLYLGIGNHFYQLKNNRFHLMQVPAMEVMDADTDGEQTQVARVLLDGQQQLLITCPTGFQDITLSQTLSSDKVRFERTTYLSMLVIILLAVLLFGIILALLLNRLFNRPIAKIQERMKAIAHSDFSSDPSIEWEDELGDIGRGINELAGRVDELLERRVTDEKKKQELEYRMLQSQINPHFLYNTLNSIKWMATLQKATGIAEMTTSLSRLMKNVSKADEPIITLEAELDLLNDYFVIQKYRYGGTLVLQVSIDPSYYTIGIPRFTLQPLVENAIFHGIEPKGGAGTVTIEAILEEDACRLIITDDGVGMDQSMIDAAFDSSKSPNKGMFTEIGIKNVAKRIEYMFGVNYGLTLQSEKGLYTKAIIRLPLLKKDGTAWQPN, from the coding sequence ATGCGGCTGAAAACCTTGAAGGGGAAGATAACGATGATCACCATCACCTTTGCCCTTGTCATTGCTATCTTGGTGGCAACCTTCAGTTTCCTGCTCTTCCGTTCATTTGCCCTTGAAAGCCAGATTTCCTCAACTGAGTTCAACCTGCAGTTCATTGGAGCAAAAGCCCGTGAGAATATGGTTGCCATAGACTCCCTTATCAAGTGGTGCACCACCAATACCTTGGTATCTGCATATCTTGAACAGGAGGGAAATGCCAATGCCCTGGAAACCTATGAACGGGTAAAGGAAGAGGTAATGAACAACCTCGCCCAGGCATATGTCAGCAGGATCATCATCACCGATATCAACCATACAAAGCTCATTCATACCGGTCTCTGGATGAGCGACAGCATGCCGGTAAATACCACCAATGTGGACATGGTACTTCCCCCTACCTTTACTGAGAATGGTGGCTGGAACCATATCTGGCAGGACCCCTTCCTCAGGGGAGAGGCACAAGTATTGCCCATCAGGAGAGTACTCACCCGCTCCTCATCCCCGGAGGTGACCGGACAGCTCTACCTCGCAGTTAGCGCCTCATTGATCCTTGACTTGGTCAAGGACTATACACTTCCTGAGGGCTCTTCCCTGTACCTTGGAATTGGGAACCATTTTTACCAACTGAAGAATAACCGCTTCCATCTGATGCAAGTCCCCGCCATGGAGGTTATGGACGCAGATACCGATGGGGAGCAGACCCAAGTTGCAAGGGTCCTCCTAGATGGTCAGCAGCAGTTGCTGATCACCTGCCCCACCGGTTTTCAGGACATCACCCTCAGCCAGACCCTCTCATCTGATAAAGTACGGTTTGAGCGTACCACCTACCTCTCCATGTTGGTTATCATCCTGTTGGCTGTCTTGCTCTTTGGAATCATCCTCGCCCTCTTACTGAACCGGCTCTTCAACCGCCCGATTGCAAAGATCCAGGAAAGAATGAAGGCAATCGCACATAGTGACTTCTCCAGCGACCCAAGCATAGAATGGGAGGATGAGCTGGGTGATATTGGAAGAGGAATCAATGAACTGGCAGGACGGGTTGATGAGCTGCTTGAACGGCGTGTCACCGATGAAAAAAAGAAACAGGAACTGGAGTACCGTATGCTCCAGAGTCAGATTAACCCCCATTTCCTCTATAATACACTCAACTCCATCAAATGGATGGCTACCTTGCAGAAAGCAACCGGAATTGCTGAGATGACCACCAGCCTCTCCCGGCTTATGAAGAATGTGAGCAAAGCCGATGAGCCAATCATCACCCTGGAGGCTGAACTTGATTTGCTAAATGATTACTTTGTCATCCAGAAGTACCGCTATGGAGGAACCCTTGTCCTTCAGGTCTCGATCGATCCAAGCTACTACACCATCGGCATTCCCCGGTTCACCTTACAGCCACTGGTGGAAAATGCAATCTTCCATGGTATCGAGCCAAAGGGAGGAGCAGGAACAGTAACAATCGAGGCAATACTGGAAGAGGATGCCTGTAGGCTTATCATCACTGATGACGGAGTAGGAATGGATCAATCCATGATTGATGCCGCCTTCGACTCCAGCAAATCCCCAAACAAGGGCATGTTCACTGAGATTGGGATCAAGAATGTAGCAAAACGAATCGAATATATGTTTGGTGTGAACTACGGACTCACCTTGCAGAGCGAGAAAGGGCTGTACACAAAAGCCATCATTCGTTTACCGCTGCTGAAAAAGGATGGAACAGCATGGCAACCAAACTGA
- a CDS encoding AraC family transcriptional regulator, producing the protein MATKLIIADDEPLVLVGLQSMLNWDELGIEIVAVARNGLQLQQAIEREHPQLVITDIKMPIKSGLEVLKESGSVYGRVPLFILLTSYEEFSYVKEALTYQAVDYLVKLELTEQSLAASVQKALDLLHQIKEQGYPPYPLYERGAMGAFRDKFFVRLFNGLIDSRQAFDSQKQELVLCFEEKQYVVCYVTIESKEEEERDVSLYYSSTGMLKETLSRYLTCHITSLDLHHLAITFCLNEEQGAHYRTIIRQVLEKALHVIYNYFSVHLLCCVGIPVNDPYHLSDSFNSARQLLTSSQEKVSITFAEQKHVQRFSLEPYRIRLTRAFEELDAEELAQIMEDVAQEMDRQGITPLQAVESASNILYMAISLIPEGQKLIEQIFQEEHGGYRQLYSFTTTNQCCTYLRHLAEGLGKYLQSRKQDYRAKVVANIQQYIQENITRKLNLTEVALLFGFSQNYLSSLFSRYSECSFVEYITKEKVHAAKQMMAQGEYKVYEIAEKLGFESSFYFSKVFKKVEGLSPRQYLQHLSRKGDHV; encoded by the coding sequence ATGGCAACCAAACTGATCATAGCCGATGATGAACCGTTGGTCCTGGTCGGACTGCAATCCATGCTTAACTGGGATGAGCTCGGTATCGAGATTGTTGCAGTGGCACGCAATGGGTTGCAACTCCAGCAGGCAATTGAAAGAGAACACCCTCAGCTGGTTATCACTGATATCAAGATGCCCATCAAGAGTGGTCTGGAAGTGCTGAAGGAGAGTGGATCGGTATATGGAAGAGTCCCACTGTTTATCCTCCTTACCAGCTATGAGGAGTTCAGCTATGTCAAGGAAGCGCTTACCTACCAAGCAGTAGACTACCTGGTCAAGCTTGAATTAACCGAACAAAGCCTCGCTGCATCGGTGCAGAAGGCCCTGGACCTCCTACACCAGATCAAGGAACAGGGATACCCTCCCTACCCTCTATATGAGCGTGGAGCAATGGGAGCCTTTAGGGACAAGTTCTTTGTCCGGTTGTTCAACGGTCTCATAGACAGCCGGCAGGCCTTCGATTCCCAAAAACAGGAACTGGTTCTCTGTTTTGAAGAGAAACAGTATGTTGTCTGCTATGTAACCATTGAAAGCAAGGAGGAAGAGGAGCGTGATGTGAGCCTCTACTATAGCAGTACCGGCATGTTGAAGGAGACGCTCTCACGCTATCTTACCTGTCATATAACTAGTTTGGACTTGCACCATCTAGCCATCACCTTCTGTTTGAATGAAGAACAAGGAGCTCACTATCGTACCATTATCCGACAGGTTCTGGAGAAGGCATTGCACGTTATATACAACTACTTTTCCGTGCATCTTCTCTGTTGTGTAGGGATCCCGGTAAATGACCCATACCACCTTAGTGACTCGTTCAACTCAGCTCGACAGTTGCTCACCAGTTCTCAGGAGAAGGTCTCCATCACTTTTGCTGAACAGAAGCATGTACAACGCTTTAGCCTGGAGCCCTATCGCATTCGTCTTACCAGGGCTTTTGAAGAGCTCGATGCAGAGGAGCTGGCCCAGATCATGGAGGATGTAGCACAAGAGATGGACAGACAGGGTATCACACCGTTGCAAGCAGTCGAGAGTGCAAGCAATATCCTCTATATGGCCATCAGCCTTATCCCGGAAGGACAGAAACTTATTGAACAGATCTTCCAGGAGGAACATGGAGGCTACCGACAACTATACAGTTTCACTACCACCAACCAGTGTTGTACATACCTTCGCCATCTTGCCGAGGGATTAGGCAAGTATCTGCAGTCCAGAAAGCAGGACTATCGTGCAAAGGTCGTTGCTAATATCCAGCAATACATTCAGGAAAACATCACCAGAAAGCTCAACCTCACAGAGGTTGCCCTGCTCTTCGGGTTCAGCCAGAACTACCTCAGCAGTCTCTTCTCCCGCTACAGCGAGTGCAGTTTCGTAGAGTACATCACCAAGGAAAAAGTGCATGCGGCGAAACAGATGATGGCTCAGGGTGAGTACAAGGTGTATGAGATTGCAGAAAAACTTGGGTTTGAAAGCTCCTTCTACTTCAGCAAGGTGTTCAAAAAGGTGGAGGGGCTCAGCCCAAGGCAGTACCTGCAACACCTTTCACGCAAGGGAGACCACGTATGA
- a CDS encoding heparinase II/III family protein, protein MTREYIPLLSHMNGVYRTAPPATDRTFWDTLTSPVSSLIIKRAEKVVAQAIPALPASLYLSFSRTGNRTAFEECYFTRRRMLGTLTLAYCLKPEAVILDKIIDLVWAIVEETSWCLPAHNSYIRDAEQLPLPIKNHPIIDLFSAETASTLAQVYSLLKPDLDATTPIISERIERELERRILTPYLTTHFWWMGRGDEPMNNWTAWCTQNVLLTTFLTPVDKEDQQHIAEKALCSLDCFLKDYGEDGCCSEGAQYYRHAALCLYLSIDILNRVTDFQFEGLLREPKIRNMASFIRHIHAQGPYYFNFSDCSALAGPCSVREYLFAQAVQDPTLASFAKHSAHLRKKQERDLPQEINLTYRLLELLEITEEDPLPLLKEEDHYYPSVGIWISRDQHLALAVKAGGNDDSHNHNDTGSVTLYKNGIPILIDIGVEQYTKQTFSQDRYSIWTMRSTYHNVTNFPPYEQHARKEYRCTIEEAATGRIGMELARCYPEEAGLGSYRRTVTHEKNSGITISEQVKGKTAPVLTLMCAMQPTIEGKTIHFGDTAIMQCNAEDLEITCESITVEDKRLRTVWPKVIYRLLLGYTKELSLHIE, encoded by the coding sequence ATGACAAGAGAATACATACCGCTTCTGTCCCACATGAATGGAGTATATCGAACAGCTCCTCCTGCAACGGACAGAACATTCTGGGATACCCTCACATCCCCTGTATCATCCCTTATCATCAAGCGTGCAGAAAAAGTGGTTGCTCAGGCAATTCCTGCACTGCCAGCGTCTCTCTACCTATCATTCAGCAGGACAGGCAATCGTACAGCTTTTGAAGAGTGTTATTTCACCAGGAGGAGGATGCTGGGAACACTGACATTGGCCTACTGCCTAAAGCCAGAAGCAGTGATTTTGGACAAGATCATTGACCTGGTATGGGCAATCGTCGAGGAGACCAGTTGGTGTCTGCCAGCACACAACAGCTATATACGCGATGCAGAGCAACTCCCATTACCCATAAAAAACCATCCGATCATCGACCTCTTCAGTGCTGAAACCGCCTCAACGCTTGCACAGGTCTACTCCTTGCTGAAACCAGACCTTGATGCAACAACCCCCATCATCTCAGAGCGGATTGAGAGGGAACTTGAAAGAAGAATACTCACCCCCTATCTGACCACCCACTTCTGGTGGATGGGCAGAGGGGATGAACCAATGAACAACTGGACTGCGTGGTGTACACAAAATGTACTGCTTACTACATTTCTGACCCCTGTAGACAAGGAAGACCAGCAACATATAGCAGAAAAGGCTCTTTGCAGCCTGGACTGTTTTCTCAAGGACTACGGGGAGGATGGATGTTGCAGTGAGGGAGCCCAATACTACCGGCATGCAGCCCTCTGCCTCTACCTCTCTATCGACATACTGAACAGAGTCACCGATTTCCAGTTTGAAGGTCTGCTAAGAGAACCCAAGATACGGAATATGGCATCCTTCATCCGTCATATACACGCCCAAGGACCATATTATTTCAATTTCTCTGATTGCTCTGCACTTGCTGGTCCCTGCTCAGTGAGGGAGTATCTCTTTGCCCAAGCGGTACAGGATCCAACGCTAGCCTCATTTGCAAAACATTCGGCACATTTGCGGAAAAAGCAGGAAAGAGATCTTCCCCAGGAGATCAACCTCACCTATCGGTTGCTTGAACTATTGGAAATTACAGAGGAAGATCCATTGCCCTTGCTGAAGGAAGAGGACCACTACTACCCAAGTGTGGGTATCTGGATCAGCCGGGATCAGCATCTTGCCTTGGCAGTCAAAGCTGGAGGAAATGATGACAGCCACAACCATAATGACACGGGCAGTGTAACCCTCTACAAGAATGGAATTCCCATTCTCATTGACATCGGTGTAGAGCAGTACACCAAGCAGACCTTCAGCCAAGATCGATACTCCATCTGGACCATGCGCTCAACCTATCACAATGTGACCAACTTCCCCCCATATGAACAGCATGCGAGAAAAGAATACCGTTGTACTATTGAAGAAGCGGCAACAGGGAGAATTGGCATGGAGTTAGCTCGTTGCTATCCAGAAGAAGCTGGATTGGGATCCTACAGACGAACAGTAACTCATGAAAAAAATAGTGGGATTACCATCTCGGAACAAGTGAAAGGAAAGACCGCCCCTGTCCTGACCCTGATGTGTGCCATGCAACCAACCATAGAGGGAAAGACAATCCATTTTGGTGATACAGCCATAATGCAGTGCAACGCAGAGGACCTGGAGATTACCTGTGAATCGATCACAGTGGAAGATAAGCGATTACGTACAGTCTGGCCTAAGGTTATCTACCGGCTGCTCCTGGGCTATACCAAAGAGCTCTCTCTTCACATAGAATAG
- a CDS encoding transcriptional regulator has protein sequence MASTLEYVEFICNQIDEEWHPSYRKMFGDYFVYIRNKPIILVCDDVAYVKKLPCIEPLMEDAESDIPFQGANEWYILDIEDRALVDEVVSALEKVSTVPQKRKRKKAP, from the coding sequence ATGGCATCGACTCTGGAGTATGTAGAGTTTATTTGCAATCAGATTGACGAAGAGTGGCACCCCAGTTACCGGAAAATGTTTGGGGATTACTTTGTATATATACGAAACAAGCCAATCATATTGGTCTGTGACGATGTTGCGTATGTCAAGAAACTTCCCTGCATCGAGCCCTTGATGGAGGATGCTGAATCCGATATCCCGTTCCAAGGGGCCAATGAGTGGTATATTCTTGATATCGAGGACCGCGCTTTGGTGGATGAAGTGGTTTCTGCATTGGAAAAGGTAAGCACGGTTCCACAGAAACGTAAACGGAAGAAAGCTCCTTGA